In Cydia amplana chromosome 13, ilCydAmpl1.1, whole genome shotgun sequence, a single genomic region encodes these proteins:
- the LOC134653206 gene encoding D site-binding protein-like: MSLWTPYAEEAALDLTKAVPVKAERASPVPEYRYPSPVPQYPYYAAPQLSPASGSTCSYDEAYLNRGTLSPPDSPTSERLKDSLSDDPEFQAFERDALRAMAEKNGGSLLGNNPRMRRAVRSTNQNAADDSYRSQRQRNNFAAKQSRDRRKLREIHLALKATYLGNEVARLKAQLAGRCCGRCQHPCEC; the protein is encoded by the coding sequence ATGTCTCTATGGACACCGTACGCGGAAGAGGCGGCCCTGGATCTGACGAAAGCGGTACCGGTGAAGGCGGAACGCGCCTCGCCGGTACCCGAGTACCGCTACCCGAGCCCTGTACCGCAGTACCCTTACTACGCTGCACCTCAGCTGTCACCTGCATCTGGAAGCACCTGCTCATACGATGAAGCGTATTTGAATCGAGGAACGCTGTCACCGCCGGATTCACCAACGTCGGAGAGATTAAAAGATTCGCTGTCAGATGACCCGGAGTTCCAAGCGTTCGAGCGGGACGCGCTTCGAGCGATGGCGGAGAAAAACGGAGGTTCCCTATTGGGCAATAATCCTAGAATGCGTCGCGCTGTGCGTTCGACCAATCAGAACGCCGCTGACGACTCGTATAGGTCTCAGCGTCAGAGGAATAACTTCGCAGCGAAGCAGAGCAGAGACCGAAGGAAGTTGAGAGAGATCCATTTAGCCTTGAAGGCTACATACTTGGGTAACGAAGTGGCGAGGCTCAAGGCGCAGCTGGCCGGCCGGTGTTGTGGAAGATGCCAGCATCCCTGCGAATGCTGA